Sequence from the Maribellus comscasis genome:
TGGGACAAGAACCTGGCGTTATTTGTATTGTTGGTCCAACAGTAATGGGACCATCGTTGTTATCAATGGCAGTTAAGTTTATTGGAGGGGGAATATCATCAGCACAGCTAGCATACACATCTGCCGGTGGAGTTGGTGGAATTGGTACTATTGTGTCAATGACTGTGATGGTTTGAGTAATGTTGTTTGAGTTTCCGCATGAGTCCACAAAAGTCCATGTGCGAAGGATAATGAAATCGTTCACACAACTTCCGGGAATGACTGAATCGACAGGACTTACTGTGATATCTCCACCACAATTACTACTTACTGCTGTTAGGTCCGTTTGATTTGGAACGCTGTCGGGACTTGGTACAGTAACATCAGCCGGAGCTGGTGGTAGCTGAGGTGGTACGGAACAAATTAATCCGGTATCAGCAATTGCAACATCTGATGTACAGAAAGATGAATTTCCATAGATATCATTAACCTGCAGATCAACCGTGAAAATTTTGTTGGCATCTAAACAATTGAATTCGGTTTGACCTGCTATAATTTGATAATCCTGAATTTCACAGTTATCTGTTGAGCCTCCGTTTAAATCAGTCGCATCAATTGAAGCATACCCGGAGATATCAAGGTAAATGGTTATATTCTGACAAACTGCAAGGGGAGAAACAGTATCAACCACAGTAACATTTGCATGACATGTGTCCACATTTCCATTTGTATTTATTACTGTAAGAGTTACATCATTTGATCCTATGTTTTCGCAGGTAAATGATGAAGGGTCGGCAAGCAGAGATGCAATTCCAATATCATCGGTACTTCCGCCGTCGATATCCTGACCTGTAATTTCAGCACTGCCCGAATTATCCAAATAAATTGTAATGTCCTGGCAAACCGCTACGGGAGGATTTGAGGAACTGAAAAGTTGAAAATTTATTCCATAATCATCGCCATCAGTTGATTCGGTTGTATTTCTCATCCCATCCTGCCAGACAGCGTGGAGTTTGGCATTTGATGAGGCCAAATCGGAGAAATGCTGGAATCCGAAAGTGGTTGTATTTAGTCTGGTTTCTGAACCATAAAAAGACCCGTCATCGTTTAGAATTTGCATGTATGCACCTGTGAATGAGCTGTCCTGAGCATAACTCGACCACGAAACTGCATATTTCCCATCCATCATTGCAACAATGGACTCATTCTCCTGCGCGCCTGTGGTTTCAGTATTTACCAATATTTCGGAAGTTAAGGCTGTTCCTGAATTGTCAAATAACCGGGCAAAGACTCCAAAATGATCAGAATCCTGTCCGTAACTTGACCAGGAGACGGCAAATTTTCCATCTTGTGTTTTTGCCACCTGGGGTTCCTGCTGATTTCCAGTAGTCGTGGTATTTACAGAAATAACAGTGCCGTCAATACTTCCGGTGTCATCAAAGCGTTGCGCCTGAATTCCAATTCCGTCACCATCAGCAGCATTATCCTGCCACGCAATAACAAAATTACCGGCCGAATCAACCGCAATTGTTGGGAATCCCTGAAATCCCGCTGTAACTGTATTTACCAGAAACGGAGGATTAGCCGGATTGCCACTGCTGTCGAAAATACGTGCAAATATATCGCCATCATTTTGGGGTTCCATCCAAGTTACTACCGTATTCCCACCGCCAGTCGAAATTGTTGGAAATCTCTGCTCCCCAGCGGTTGTAGTGTTGGCTAAAGTTGGCCCAAAAACCGACGATCCTGTATCATCGTATCCACGTATATAAGTTCCCCATCCATCACCGTCTTCCTTTTCACTCATCCAAACAACAGTGAAATTCCCATTTTCATCCATAGCTACATCCGGGAAACTTTGTGCGTTATTTGTTGTGGCATTTATTTGGAATTGACTTCCGACTTTGGTTCCTGAGTTGTTGAAACGTTGTCCGAAAACTCCGTAATCATCTCCATCTTCATTAAAACTTTCCCAGACCAATACAAAATTACCTGTTGTGTCAGCAGCAATTTTAGGATGTAGTTGCGAATTTTCTATTGTTGTATTTCCTTGTGTTTCAATCCCGGAAGGAGTTGTTTGAGCAAACAAGCTTGTTTCCCAAATGGCAAAAAGGAAAATAAATAGTACAGTCTTAAAGCTTGACCTTATCGACTCCTGAACGATTCCAAAATTTTTATAATATAAACGATACCTTTTCATAACCGGAAAATTTTTGAAGTTTTTATTGCTTCGCTGTTATTCCGGCTGTACTTTTTTCCATCTGGTAATTTGTTTCCAGTACTTCGAGGCGCTGGGAAAGATTTAAAAGTGTCTCTTTATAGTCTTTTATCTCGTTTTGCTGGCTGGCAATAATGTGCTCCTGGTCTTTTATTTTCTTATGTAATTCCTGTGTTGCTTTTACAAGGGGAACCACAAATTCGGCATATCGTAAACCATACATTTCCTTTTCCGGATCAAGAGGAATCTTTACACCGCTGAAATTGTAATTCAATACTGATGCAGCTTCAGCCACCTCTTGTGCAACAAAACCGGAATAGACCTGTTTGTCTTTCTCCTGAACGGATGATTCCATATTTTCACCGGGTTTCACTCGATAAAATCGAAACATTTCTTTTGTGTCGAAGTGGTAGGTAACCGGGCGGAGCAGATCAATAAAATCAAGTCCGGGAACATTCTCGGTAATTCCTGACTTAAATCTTCCGTCAGATGCAGCAGTCCAGTTAACCACGCCTCCGATAGAAGAGGTAGAAGCATTGCCAATATAAACTTCATTGTCGGCACTTACGGAGGCCTGATTTCCTATTGCAATTGAATTAGTACCGGAAACCTTTGCATTATACCCTATTACAATTGAATTGGCTCCGGTTATGGTGTCCAATGCACCTATTGCAACAGAATTATTTGATGCATTTGTCGCCTTGGATTTGTATCCAATAATTACTGAACTACTAGAGGCATCTACGTCAATTTCATTTCCTATTGCAACAGAATATTGACCATTATTATCGGCACTATACCCAATTGCAATCAGATCATTGCCTCTTATATCAATATCTGCTCCTATAAATGTGGTACGTGAACGATTTGTATTATTAAAATCGGCAAAAGCACCCATTCCAACGTTGTCTTCTCCGGCACGGTTTGAATAACCGGTTTTAAAACCTAAATAAGTATTTCTGTTGGCGTTGGAAGCATCATTGTTTCTATTATTATCCCATCCGGATTTTGCACCTACAAATGTATTGAAATCAGCATGTTCGGTTGCAGCGCCTGCGCTCTGTCCAATAAAAGTATTATAGTATCCTTGTCCCACATCTGTTCCGGCAGAGTCTCCTACTGCTGTGTTTGCACTGCCAAATGGGAATGTCGTTCCGGTATTTCCAACATCCCAAAGTGCTTCATTACCTACTGCGGTATTTTTTGAACCGTTTACATTTGATCGCCCGGCCGCACTTCCAATAAACGTATTATCGTCTCCGTCAACATTATTATATCCCGCGTCTTCTCCAATAAATGTATTATCTCGTCCTGTAGTATTATTATACCCTGCTTCTTCTCCAATAAATGTATTGTCTGCGCCGGTTGTATTATTATACCCTGCTTGTGTACCCACGAATGTGGCATCTGTACTTGAATTATTATACCCGGCATATTTGCCAATTATTACGTTATCTGTGCCTGTTGTTGAATTTGTGGCGGCATATGCGCCAATTATTGTATTGTCCCAGTCATTATCAAACGAAAATCCGGCCCTGTAGCCCAGATATACACCATATCCACCAGTGGAAACGTTATAACCTGCAGAATCACCTATCATTACATTGTAATCTCCGGATGTTATGCTGGC
This genomic interval carries:
- a CDS encoding tail fiber domain-containing protein, producing MKKILLSFLLLTLFFSLSAQTGNETLGSGAGASITSGDYNVMIGDSAGYNVSTGGYGVYLGYRAGFSFDNDWDNTIIGAYAATNSTTGTDNVIIGKYAGYNNSSTDATFVGTQAGYNNTTGADNTFIGEEAGYNNTTGRDNTFIGEDAGYNNVDGDDNTFIGSAAGRSNVNGSKNTAVGNEALWDVGNTGTTFPFGSANTAVGDSAGTDVGQGYYNTFIGQSAGAATEHADFNTFVGAKSGWDNNRNNDASNANRNTYLGFKTGYSNRAGEDNVGMGAFADFNNTNRSRTTFIGADIDIRGNDLIAIGYSADNNGQYSVAIGNEIDVDASSSSVIIGYKSKATNASNNSVAIGALDTITGANSIVIGYNAKVSGTNSIAIGNQASVSADNEVYIGNASTSSIGGVVNWTAASDGRFKSGITENVPGLDFIDLLRPVTYHFDTKEMFRFYRVKPGENMESSVQEKDKQVYSGFVAQEVAEAASVLNYNFSGVKIPLDPEKEMYGLRYAEFVVPLVKATQELHKKIKDQEHIIASQQNEIKDYKETLLNLSQRLEVLETNYQMEKSTAGITAKQ